The DNA sequence CTGATGGATGCCGTCGCGCACAATCCGACGCCAACAGACAAAGGCCGTCGTCTGAAGATTTACTACATGACGCAAGTGGCTGTAAAACCGCCGACATTTGTAGTTTTTGTCAACGACCCGGAATTGTTGCACTTCTCTTATGAGCGTTTCCTCGAGAACAGAATCCGGGATTCGTTCAATTTTGAAGGAACACCATTCCACTTGATCGCCAGACAAAAAAAATAAAAAAATAAATTACCTTCCCAAAGGCATTAAATCCACTATAATCGTTGCAGTAGCACGGTTTGTGTGATATTCTTTATTAGAAATATCTTTTCAATTTGACTGCGGTATTTCAGAACTGTTTTTGGACCACTCAAAAATAGTTTTTCCATGTTTTGTTGTGTTATCAAAGAAAGCATGTATTCTTCTTCTTTAAAGGAGGTGAAAGGACAACATGGCAAACAAAGCTGAATTAATCGAAAGAGTTGCTGGAAAAACAAACTTGACTAAAAAGGATGTTACAGCAAGCGTTGATGCATTATTTGAAGTGATTCAAGAAGCATTAAAAGATGGTGAAAAAGTTCAAGTTATCGGTTTTGGTAATTTTGAAGTTCGTGATCGCGCAGCTCGTAAAGGACGCAATCCTCAAACTGGGGAAGAAATCCAAATCGAAGCAAGCAAAATTCCTGCATTCAAACCAGGTAAAGCATTGAAAGATGCAGTTAAATAATTAATGAAAATGAAGTTGGGGCCTCACGGGGCTTCAGCTTTATTTTTTTGGGAAATTTTGAGGGAGCGTTAATGGGCAGTGCCTGTGTCCTTGACGGAGAAAAGGCTGAGGAACAAATAGATACAGATGCTGAACTTTATGATAAAATATACAGGAGGAGCACCAGCAATCAGAGTGTATTTGAAGGAGCAGTAGACGAATGAATAATGAAGCACAGGCAATGATAGAAGCCATTCAAAATAATGATTTGGATGCGGCTGTCCAACTGTTCAAACAATCAGTTGAGCAATCCGTCCTGGAGAACAACAGCGCCGAATTGGCCGAATTGGCGGAAACGATGCATGCCTTGGGTTTCCTGAGCGAAGCAAAAGAGGCATTCACAGTATTGAACAATCTGGCCCCGCATATGCAGGATTGGAATATTGCCTTGGCAGAAATCGCCATCGACGAGGACGATTACGACCAAGCTTTGGATATCCTGCTGAGGATCGATAAAGAAAGCGACGTGTACCCGCAGGCGTTGTTGACGATGGCTGATGCTTACCAAGTGCAAGGCTTGTACGAAGTCAGCGAAAAGAAAATTTTTGAAGCAATGGCGCTGTTGCCGGATGAACCCATCTTGGATTATGCGTTGGCGCAGCTTTACCATTCAATCGGGGAGTACAAGAAGGCGATCCCGATCTATGAGGAGCTTGCATACGGAAACGGCGAAATCGCATCCGAAACGCAGCTGAACTTTTTCCTGGGCGATTGCCATAATGCCATCGGCGAATTCGAGACGGCTTTGCAGTATCTGGAAAAAATACCGGCTGATGAACATTTCCCGGACAGTTATTTCCAACTCGGCTTCACCTATTTCCAACTCAAGGAATACGCGCGCGCCATCACCATTTTCAACAAATTGCTCGAAACGGACAATGCTTACCTGAGCGCATATTTGTATTTGGCGAATGCGCTTGAGGCTGAGCTGGAGCTGGAAGAAGCGCTTGCCGTGATGGAACAGGCCATCTTGCGGAATCCTTATCAGCATGAATTTTACACGACAGCGGCCAGACTGCAATTGAAACTGAACAGGGAGAAGGATGCGGAACATAATCTGCGTGAAGCGGCAGCGCTTGAACCCGACCTTTCCAGTATCCATTTAGCCTTGGGGAACCTGTTGCTGAAACAAGGAAGATTCGAGGAATTGATTGCATATATTGCAGACCGGGCAGAGCAGGAAGACAACGACCCGCAATACAATTGGTTGCTTGCTGCCAGCCATAATGCTTTGGAGGATTATGATTCGGCAGGCAAAGAATACTTGGCGGCTTATCCGCATTTTGCCGACAATGAGTCCTTTTTGCTGGAGTATGCAGCATTCCTGAGAGAGGAAGGCAACTGGGAAAAGTTGAGTGAGGTAATCCATCAAGGCTTGGCTCTTTATCCCGCCAACACTGAGTTGCTTCAACTCCATGATGAGCTGCACCATTTCGATCAATAAGTCGTCATCCCATCGGATAGGAGGTTTTAAAATGATGAATCCTACTTTGGAGGAGAAAAAAAATTTTATTTCTTGGTTTATTCAGAATTATCAATTGAAGCGCAGAGAGTCCCTTTGGATACTCAATTATCTGCTTAATCATGAGATTTTATTGAAGAATATCCATCTGATTGAGGAAGTCCATACAACGAACAGAGGAATGGGGTTTGCCGTAGTCGGAAATCCAAAAGATGCCTTCATGTACTACAAGGACGGGAAGACATTCGAAGATCCCGAGCAAGCATTCCATGATCTGCGGTTGAATTGGAAAGAGGATTTTTATTTGGAATTGTTCTTTGATCAATCCTATCAGGTCCTTTCGTTTTTTGGTGTTTTGGAGGACAATCCGTACCTCCAAGAATCCGAAATTTTCGATAAGGATCTGGAAGAAATCGTAGAAAAGTCATTAGAAAAGTTGGCGGTGAAGGATCGCATCCATTATCTGAAAAAACAGATCGATATCGCGCTGATCCAATACGATGAAACCAGCTTCAGAAAGTTCACGAAAGAATTAAAAGAATTGGAAGAAAAAAATATGATCTGATACAACGTGGGTATGGCGCGGAACATGCGTGCCGGCAGCGTTGAACGGAAGGGAACGTGTAGAATGAAAATTGTAGTTTCAGGATTCAAAGGCAAAATGGGGACCGCCTGCACAAATATGGTCTTGCGCCAGGAAGACTTCACTTTGGCGGCCGTATACGATCCTTTCGCAACAGAAAAGCAACTGGACGAATTGCCGCAATATGCCGGCAATCCTGTGAAAGTGTTCCGCGATAAAGCGGCCCTCGTCAAGGAAGTTGAAGCGGATGTTTGGATCGATTTTTCCAGACCGGATGCAGCCTATGACAACACGCGTTTCGCACTAGAAAACGGCATGCGCCCCGTAATCGGCACTACCGGTTTTTCCAGCGAGCAACTTGAGGAATTGACCAACTACTCTAAAGAGTTGGGCCTGGGCGGCTTGATTGCTCCGAACTTTGCGATCGGCGCCGTGCTGATGATGGAATTCGCAGCCAAAGCAGCAAAATATTTCCCGGATGTGGAAATCATGGAAATGCATCATGAGAACAAGTTGGACGCACCGAGCGGCACTGCCATCAAAACAGCCGAATTGATTTATGCAGTGAGAGGCGATCATCCGCAAGGGCATCCTGATGAGAAAGAATTGATCGAAGGCGCAAGAGGGGCTGATTACCATGGCATGAAAATCCATAGTGTCCGCTTACCGGGCCTGGTCGCGCATCAGCAAGTGCAATTCGGCAGTGCCGGGGAAGGCTTGATCATCCGCCACGATTCCTATGACCGCGATTCTTTCATGAATGGAGTAGCATTGTCCTGCAGAAAAGTAATGGAAATCGATCACCTGATCTATGGATTGGAAAACTTCCTATGATCATAAACGCACCGGAATTTCAAAAAGCGATACCGATCATCGAAGCCATCGAACGGGCTGGGTACGAAGCCTACTTTGTTGGAGGAAGTGTGCGCGATACGCTGCTGCATCTGGATATTTCGGATGTCGACATCGCCTCGAGCGCTATGCCTGAAGAAATTCAGCGGATCTTCCCGATCACCTTTGATGTAGGCATCCAACATGGAACGGTGATGGTTTTGCATGAGCGGGAGACATACGAAATAACAACTTTCCGGACTGAGTCAAAGTACGAGAAATTCCGCAGGCCGGAGAAAGTCGAGTATGTGCGCAGTCTGCAGGACGACTTGAAAAGGCGCGATTTTACGATCAATGCGATTGCGATCGATCGGCACGGGAACATCAAAGACTTCTTCAACGGGCAGGAGGACTTGGCGAACAAATTGATCAGGGCGGTCGGCAATCCGGAAGAGCGCTTCAGGGAAGATGCCTTGCGCATGATGCGCGCGGCCAGGTTCGTGAGCCAGCTGGATTTTGAAATCGAACAAGCGACGAAGGATGCCATCATCGAGTATCATCCGCTCCTTTCGAAAATCGCGGTTGAGCGCGTGCGCGAAGAGTGGAATAAGCTTCTGATCGGAAGAAACCGCAAGGGCGGGATCAAGTTTTTTGTCGAAACACGTTTATTCCAGATGTGCCCTGGCTTCCAAAATCGGGAAAAGGCATTGATCGACTTGGCCTTGTTTCCGCTGCAATTCAAAGGGACAACAATCGCCTGGACTGTGCTGGTCCATTTCCTGGATCTGAAGGACGAAGCGATCGAGCCATTTTTGCGGCAATGGAAGTGTTCCCGCAAGGAAATCATGGACATACGCAAAGGCGCCCAGGCGCTCAACAAACGCCTGCAGCAATTCTGGGACTATCCACTCCTGTTCGAAACAGGAATCGAAATCGCCCTGGAGATTGAAGCCATCATCGAAGGCTTCGGGTTGCCGAACCAGAGCGAAAATTTGATCGAACTGAATGAATCCATGCCGATCCATACGCTAAAAGACTTGGCCTTGGACGGAAAAGAATTGCTGTCCTTGCTTGGCATCAAACGTGGCGGTCCTTTCGTAGGCGAGATATTCGAAGAATTGAAAACGCTGGTGTTGGCAAACAAACTGGAGAACAGCCCCTCCGCACTAAGGGATTTCATTATGAAAAGAAGGATGATTTATTTGGACGAGACATTCGCAGCCGCCTATACCGTCGGGCAAAAAGATTTGGCTTCCGAGATCGGTTCGGGTACGTTGCCGGTTCTGGCGACGCCGGCATTGTTGGCAATGATCGAAAATGCCTGTATGGGAATCGTCAAGGAACATCTTTCCGAAGGCGACACGACAGTCGGGATCCATTGCGATCTGCACCATAAAAAAGCCTCTCCCATCCACGCAGAAATAACGGTGACGGTCAGAGTGACGGAACACAGAGGGAACAAATATTTCTTCGAATGCGCAGCCCATTCACAAGGCCATGAAATCGCATCGGCAAAGCACACAAGAGCAGTCGTCAATGCGAATGAATTCATGGATAGCCTATAGCAGCATAACTTACTTTTTCTCGTCATCGGAAGTGTATTGGTACCCACTTATTAAAAAATATGATAAAATAGTTACATATTCAAAAAGTAAATATATCAGGAGTGATTTCGATGAAAAAAGTAATGACAGGTTTGAGATTTATTTTTAGAAACGGCGAAACATGGACGATCAAGCGTGAATACATCGGAGATCTATGGATCAAACAAGTCACAACGAGCTACGGCCGAATCGGCAACAGTGATTTCCAGGAAATCCACCCTTGCGAATCTTTGCGTATCGAAATTAACCAAGAAGCAGATCACGTCAACACGAGCGATATCAATCTGGGTGGACTTGAGCAAGGCATGTTCGAGCGCGTTGCGAGCCATCAGGACATCGAAAAAATGGATATCCTGTACCAAGATGAGGATCACCCGAAATCCGACGTCATCGTTGAAGTGGACCGCATCTACTTCCCTTACAAAGCATTGGATATCGATGGATTCGACAACGAATATCAATCTTCATTCGTTTCATCCGAAAACAAATTATATATCGTGATCGATCCGGAAAAAAATGTGAAAGACATTTATCCTGACATCGTTTGATGCATCCAAAAAAATGGATCCTTGCTGGCAAAGCGAGGGTCCATTTTTTTGCATCGGGTCGGCAACCTATCCCTGCCAGCCATCAAAAAAATCCGATAATTATCGTTTTTACGGTAACAATAGCCGCGACATAGGATATAATGAGGTCAGCTGCATACAATGCACAGTTTGATCGGAGAGACGCCTGTTTTAATGAGATAGTTTCAGGGAAAGTCTTGCGGAAAGAAATACCGGAACAGGAGAAGCTTCTGTTTATTTAGGAGATTATTTTTATGAAGAAAACCTATGCCATTGTCGATCTTGAGACAACGGGATCCAGCTTCAAACGAGGGGATCGGATCATTCAATTCGGGTGTACCTTGCTTCAGGCCGGCAAAATAGTTCAAGAAATCAATATAACCATCAATCCCGGCAGGAAAATCCCGGATATCATCGAAAAGTTGACGGGGATCAAGAATAAGGACGTCAAAGAGGCTCCCTATTTTGAAGACGTGTGCGATTTCATCTACAACACGCTGGAAGGGTGCGTATTTGTGGCGCACAATGTGCATTTCGACTACCATTTTTTGGACAGCTCGTTTCAAGAGGTCGGCATGCCGCCGCTTTCGCTGCGCGCGATGGATACGGTGGAGTTGACGAAAATCCTCTATCCGACTTTGTCCAGTTATCGGTTGGGCGATTTATCAAACCACTTCGTCCTGACGCATGATAATGCCCATGATGCCGCAAGCGATGCACATGCGACTGCGGAACTTTTCCTCCAATTGAAGGAGAAGGCCAACAATTTGCCGTTGGTCACGCTGGAAAAGTTGAATTTCTTGTCGGCGCATTGTCAGGTTGACAACGATTCTTTTTTCTATGAAAGTTATGAAACCGCCAAGGAGATGCGCTCGGCCCTCCCGCAGAAAATCTATGTCAAAAATGGGTTGGCGCTGAAGGAAAAGGAAATACTTTCGGAACAGACTGCCTACAGAGAAAAAGAAGTTGCTGACTTCTCGGAAGTGGCCAAGAGGCTGATGGCGAATCACGGGTTGGAAATCCGTTCGGAGCAGATCGAGATGATGCAGTCACTTTTTGATTTCCATCAGGCAGAAACTTCCCAAAACCTGGCGATCGAGGCTGCACCCGGCATCGGGAAAACTTTGGCGTACCTGTTGCCCGCCGCTTATCAGGCGACCCCGGAAAACAAAGTCCTGATCAGCACCTCCACGCTGCTTCTGCAGGAACAGATCATGGATGACGAATTGGCCCGGTTGCGCAAAATGCTGCCGTTCGAGCTGCAGGTAAGCTCATTGAAAGGGAAGACGAACATCATCCATCTGGAGAAATTGGCCGCTTTGACATTGGAATCCCTCACAAAAAAAGAATCCTTGATCATGATGAGCATCTACGTCTGGTTGACCGAGACGGAAACCGGCGACATCAGCGAATTGAGCCAAGCTCAGAGCTTCGATTTTTTGTGGGAAAAATTGACTTTTGAAAGCCACGAATCCCCGCTGAAAGGGAGGTGGGCCGATGATGATTTCTTCTCCTTCAACAACAAAAAGGCGGAACAATCCAGCCTGATCGTCACGAACCATTCTTTTTTGAGTCACCACATCGATGACCTGGCTATTTTTGACCAGTGCGAATCCATAAAACTGATCCTCGATGAAGCGCATCAATTCCCGCGCGTCTATCAGGATGCGCACAAAAAAAGTGTGGCTTTGTCCATCCTGAAGCGGCGATTGAAGCGGTTCGGCTATTTCCTGCGGGACTTTCGCGAGGCAATCGAGAAGGATACCGAGAGCGATTCCCTCGACTATGATCTGTTCAACCTCGAATTCGCGGTCGATCAATTACAGCAGGAATGTGCCCATTCGGAAGAAGTATTGATGCGCTCCCTGATCAATGAGGTGGAGGAAAAGGGTGAAGTTTACCTCGATGAGAATTTTCAGATTGAGACCGGAATCAAGAAAATATTCAAGAAAATGCACCAGTATATACTTGAAACAAGGCTTGCCGCGATGCGTTGCCTGGACAAAACCAGCTTGAGGAACGATCCGGTCATGGGTCCGCGCGCAAAGGCGCTGCTGGATGACCTGGAAGCGGTCCGAGACAATCTGCAACACTTTATCGAAGATCGCCCGGGCACGTATCATGTGCTGCATTATACTTGGGATCATGACCTGCTTTCGCTGAGGATCGAGATGAACCAGATCGATCTGTCTGAAGAAATCCATACCAAAATCAGTGAACGATTCAGCGGAACGGTCTATTTGAGTTCGACACTCAAAGTGGATGACTCGCTGGATTACTTCAAAAACAAAGTCGGAGAAGCCGCATTGCAGGAAGCGTATTTTGCTTCACCCTATAACTTGAGCGAACGATTGCGGATCTTCCTTCCGACTGACATCACGGCCATCACGTCGTTGGATGATAAACAAGCCGCCAGACAGATCGTTTCGACGTTGCAGGGAATCGTACTCCCGCACCAAGGCAAGGCCTTGGTTCTGTTCACATCCAACCGCTTGCTGGAGGAGGTCCATAGCCAACTCAAAAATGCTGTCTCTGCCGGATTCCCGGGAACGGAAATACTCGCTCAAGGTTTCTCCGGCAGCCGGAGAAGGATGCATAACCGGTTCATGTCGGCCGATGCTGCCATCTTGCTGGGTTCTGCTTCATACTGGGAAGGCATTGATTTTTCTGATCAAGCAGTTGAAATTTTGGTGATCACCAGGCTGCCGTTCGATCCGCCGCATCGTCCTGAAAATGCAGCCTTACAAGCCTATCACCAGGACAAAGGCAAGAAGACATTCTATGAAGAGTTTCTCCCGCGAGCGATGATCCGCCTGAAACAGGGGATAGGCAGGCTCGTCCGCTCCAGAAATACGAAGGGCGTCGTCATTTGCCTGGACGACAGATTGATCAAAAGCAATTATTCCAAACGGATGCAGCAGATGCTTCCGGAGGGCGTAGGGATAAAAGTAGCCGATCAGGCTGAAATAAATGCGGAAATTCAAGAATTTCTGAAAAAATAATGCGGCGGGATATTCCATCAGCCTGAAGTTTAAGGTATCATTAATAATTAGGTGAGATTGCGATTAAGTTTCAAGCAAAGATAAGGAAGTGGAAGATGTGAAGAAGAACATCATTGTTGGGACGATTGTCATTCTCTTCCTGATGATCGTCAGTTCCTACACGATATTTTACCGAAGCCAGCAGCCGATACTGCAAGCGGAGAAAGAAGCAACCGCCATTGCGGAAGAGAACGCCAACATCCAAAAAGTCCAAGACTTTTATTGGTACAACGGATCTGAGACGTATTTTTCACTGGCTGGCATCGATGACAACAACGAAGAATTGTACGTCATCATAAAGAAAGACGGCGGTGAAACCACTATCCTGAACACAGCGGAAGTCATCACCGAAAGTGAAGCCAAATCAATCACTCAGGCGGATAAGAACCCTGAACGGATTCTGGAGGCAAGACTGGGGATAGAGAACGAAGAACCGGTTTGGGAAGTCACCTACAAAAATGCAAACGATACGATTGGTTACTATTTGATATCCGCTATTTCTGGGAAATGGCTCAAAGATATAGAAAACATATAAATTGGAGTGATTGAGATGGTAAAAATTTCTGAAAGAATGAAAAAAATAAGCGAATCCCCGACATTGGCGACGTCAGCTAAAGTCAACGTCATGAAAGCACAAGGGAAGGATATCCTGAACTTGACCGTAGGGGAACCGGACTTCGATACGCACGTTTCAATTCTGAATGCGGCAGTAGAGGCAATCCAATCAAACAAAGCGAATCACTACACACCGACTGCCGGTATCCTGCCATTGCGTCAAGCGATTGTGGATTACCATCAAAAATATGACGGAGTGAGTTACGCCGTCAATCAGGTCATCGTGACTGAAGGTGCCAAAAATGCTTTGTTTGCGCTATTCCAAGTCATTCTCAATCCCGGAGATGAAGTCATCGTCCCAGCACCGTATTGGGTAAGCTATACGGAACAGATCAAATTAGCGGGTGGCGTCAACGTGCTGGTCGAAACAGCACCTGAAAAAGGCTTTAAACTGACTGTTGAAGATCTGGAAAAACATCGCAACGAAAAAACAGTTGCTTTGCTTTTGAATTCGCCGTCTAACCCGACCGGTATGATCTATACGCCTGAAGAACTGAAGGCGATCGGCGAGTGGGCGGTTGTGCATGATATCTTGATCATCGCCGATGAAATTTACTACCGACTGACTTATAACGGAAATGAAGCCATCTCAATCGCTTCCCTATCGGAAGAAATCAAGAACCAGACAGTCATCATCAACGGCATCTCTAAAACCTATGCTATGACAGGCTGGAGAATCGGATACGCAATGGGAAATGCGGAGATCATCAGTAAAATGATCGAATTATCCAGTCATTCGACAAGCAACCCTGCCGGACCAAGCCAATATGGCGCTTTGGCTGCATTGACCGGGCCACAAGACTTTGTCGAAGAAATGCGCGCAGCCTTTGAAGCGCGTCTGAACTTCTTCTATCCGCTGGTCGCAAGCATTCCTGGTTTCAAAGTCACGAAACCTCAAGGAGCCTTTTACCTGTTCCCGAATGTGAAGGAAGCCGCCGAAATGTGCGGTTTTAAAGAAGTGAAGGACTTTACGTTGGCTCTGATCGAGGAGGCAAATGTCGCTTTGGTTTCAGGCGATGGTTTTGGGTACCCTGATTACGCCAGAATAAGTTATACTGTCAGAGAAGAACTACTGGCAGAAGCAGTAGATCGCATCAAAAAATTTATCGAAACCCATAAAAAATAAACTGTTTTTTGTGGCAAAAGGGGCAGACGAGATTGACACTTATCACAATGGACCAAGCGAAGGAATATCTAGGGCAAGAGATTTCCATTGGTGCTTGGGTAACCAACAAAAGAAGCAGCGGGAAAATCGCCTTTCTGCAATTGCGTGACGGCACCCATTATTTCCAAGGCATCGTTTTGAAAAATGATGTCGGAGAAGAGTTGTTCGACGTCGCAAAATCGCTGACGCAAGAAACCTCTTTGATCGTCAAAGGGATCATCCAGGAAGATACCCGTTCGAAGCTAGGCTACGAATTGCTCGTCACCGGCATCGAAGTGCTGGGGGAAAGCCAGGATTATCCGATCACGCCTAAGGAGCACGGCACCGATTTCCTGATGGATCATCGTCATTTGTGGCTGCGTTCATCCAGACAGCACGCCATCATGAAAATCCGGAACGAAATCATCCGCGCTACTTATGAATTCTTTAATCAGGAAGGCTTCATCAAGGTGGATCCGCCGATCCTGACCGGCAGTGCGCCGGAAGGGACGACCGAGCTGTTCCACACCAAGTATTTCGATGAGGAAGCTTACCTGTCCCAGAGCGGACAATTGTACATGGAAGCGGCAGCGATGGCTTTCGGAAAAGTATTTTCATTCGGCCCGACTTTCCGTGCCGAAAAATCGAAGACACGCCGCCATCTGATCGAATTTTGGATGATGGAGCCGGAAATGGCCTTCATGCATCAGGACCAAAGTTTGGAAGTCCAAGAAAAATATGTCGCTTATCTGGTCCAATCGGTACTGGATAATTGTGATATCTACTTGGATACGCTGGAGCGCGACAAAGAATTGCTTAAAAAATATACGCAATTGCCTTATGATCGCATCAGCTATGATGACGCTGTAGCCTTATTGAACGCAAACGGCTTTGACGATATCGTTTGGGGAGATGATTTCGGCTCGCCTCATGAAACCTTCATCGCAAACCAATCGGACAGACCGGTATTCATCCTTAATTACCCGAAAGCGATCAAGCCTTTTTACATGAAAGAACATCCGGATCGTCCTGAAGTCGTTTTGTGCGCGGATATGATCGCTCCGGAGGGATATGGAGAAATAATCGGCGGCAGCGAACGCGAAGTGGACTACCAACGCTTAAGCGAACAGATCGAAAAATTCGGCCTGAGCAAGGATGACTATTCATGGTATTTGGATTTACGCAAATACGGTTCAGTGCCTCATTCCGGGTTTGGACTGGGACTTGAAAGAATGGTGACATGGATCTCCGGAACCGAACACATCCGTGAGTCGATTCCATTCCCACGTCTTCTGAACAGAATCTACCCTTAATCAGGGCATTTCGCGAAGCTGAATTTAATCACAAC is a window from the uncultured Trichococcus sp. genome containing:
- a CDS encoding HU family DNA-binding protein — its product is MANKAELIERVAGKTNLTKKDVTASVDALFEVIQEALKDGEKVQVIGFGNFEVRDRAARKGRNPQTGEEIQIEASKIPAFKPGKALKDAVK
- a CDS encoding tetratricopeptide repeat protein — protein: MNNEAQAMIEAIQNNDLDAAVQLFKQSVEQSVLENNSAELAELAETMHALGFLSEAKEAFTVLNNLAPHMQDWNIALAEIAIDEDDYDQALDILLRIDKESDVYPQALLTMADAYQVQGLYEVSEKKIFEAMALLPDEPILDYALAQLYHSIGEYKKAIPIYEELAYGNGEIASETQLNFFLGDCHNAIGEFETALQYLEKIPADEHFPDSYFQLGFTYFQLKEYARAITIFNKLLETDNAYLSAYLYLANALEAELELEEALAVMEQAILRNPYQHEFYTTAARLQLKLNREKDAEHNLREAAALEPDLSSIHLALGNLLLKQGRFEELIAYIADRAEQEDNDPQYNWLLAASHNALEDYDSAGKEYLAAYPHFADNESFLLEYAAFLREEGNWEKLSEVIHQGLALYPANTELLQLHDELHHFDQ
- a CDS encoding YpiB family protein, encoding MMNPTLEEKKNFISWFIQNYQLKRRESLWILNYLLNHEILLKNIHLIEEVHTTNRGMGFAVVGNPKDAFMYYKDGKTFEDPEQAFHDLRLNWKEDFYLELFFDQSYQVLSFFGVLEDNPYLQESEIFDKDLEEIVEKSLEKLAVKDRIHYLKKQIDIALIQYDETSFRKFTKELKELEEKNMI
- a CDS encoding pyridoxal phosphate-dependent aminotransferase — protein: MVKISERMKKISESPTLATSAKVNVMKAQGKDILNLTVGEPDFDTHVSILNAAVEAIQSNKANHYTPTAGILPLRQAIVDYHQKYDGVSYAVNQVIVTEGAKNALFALFQVILNPGDEVIVPAPYWVSYTEQIKLAGGVNVLVETAPEKGFKLTVEDLEKHRNEKTVALLLNSPSNPTGMIYTPEELKAIGEWAVVHDILIIADEIYYRLTYNGNEAISIASLSEEIKNQTVIINGISKTYAMTGWRIGYAMGNAEIISKMIELSSHSTSNPAGPSQYGALAALTGPQDFVEEMRAAFEARLNFFYPLVASIPGFKVTKPQGAFYLFPNVKEAAEMCGFKEVKDFTLALIEEANVALVSGDGFGYPDYARISYTVREELLAEAVDRIKKFIETHKK
- a CDS encoding DUF5590 domain-containing protein, with the translated sequence MKKNIIVGTIVILFLMIVSSYTIFYRSQQPILQAEKEATAIAEENANIQKVQDFYWYNGSETYFSLAGIDDNNEELYVIIKKDGGETTILNTAEVITESEAKSITQADKNPERILEARLGIENEEPVWEVTYKNANDTIGYYLISAISGKWLKDIENI
- a CDS encoding helicase C-terminal domain-containing protein translates to MKKTYAIVDLETTGSSFKRGDRIIQFGCTLLQAGKIVQEINITINPGRKIPDIIEKLTGIKNKDVKEAPYFEDVCDFIYNTLEGCVFVAHNVHFDYHFLDSSFQEVGMPPLSLRAMDTVELTKILYPTLSSYRLGDLSNHFVLTHDNAHDAASDAHATAELFLQLKEKANNLPLVTLEKLNFLSAHCQVDNDSFFYESYETAKEMRSALPQKIYVKNGLALKEKEILSEQTAYREKEVADFSEVAKRLMANHGLEIRSEQIEMMQSLFDFHQAETSQNLAIEAAPGIGKTLAYLLPAAYQATPENKVLISTSTLLLQEQIMDDELARLRKMLPFELQVSSLKGKTNIIHLEKLAALTLESLTKKESLIMMSIYVWLTETETGDISELSQAQSFDFLWEKLTFESHESPLKGRWADDDFFSFNNKKAEQSSLIVTNHSFLSHHIDDLAIFDQCESIKLILDEAHQFPRVYQDAHKKSVALSILKRRLKRFGYFLRDFREAIEKDTESDSLDYDLFNLEFAVDQLQQECAHSEEVLMRSLINEVEEKGEVYLDENFQIETGIKKIFKKMHQYILETRLAAMRCLDKTSLRNDPVMGPRAKALLDDLEAVRDNLQHFIEDRPGTYHVLHYTWDHDLLSLRIEMNQIDLSEEIHTKISERFSGTVYLSSTLKVDDSLDYFKNKVGEAALQEAYFASPYNLSERLRIFLPTDITAITSLDDKQAARQIVSTLQGIVLPHQGKALVLFTSNRLLEEVHSQLKNAVSAGFPGTEILAQGFSGSRRRMHNRFMSADAAILLGSASYWEGIDFSDQAVEILVITRLPFDPPHRPENAALQAYHQDKGKKTFYEEFLPRAMIRLKQGIGRLVRSRNTKGVVICLDDRLIKSNYSKRMQQMLPEGVGIKVADQAEINAEIQEFLKK
- the dapB gene encoding 4-hydroxy-tetrahydrodipicolinate reductase, whose translation is MKIVVSGFKGKMGTACTNMVLRQEDFTLAAVYDPFATEKQLDELPQYAGNPVKVFRDKAALVKEVEADVWIDFSRPDAAYDNTRFALENGMRPVIGTTGFSSEQLEELTNYSKELGLGGLIAPNFAIGAVLMMEFAAKAAKYFPDVEIMEMHHENKLDAPSGTAIKTAELIYAVRGDHPQGHPDEKELIEGARGADYHGMKIHSVRLPGLVAHQQVQFGSAGEGLIIRHDSYDRDSFMNGVALSCRKVMEIDHLIYGLENFL
- a CDS encoding CCA tRNA nucleotidyltransferase, yielding MIINAPEFQKAIPIIEAIERAGYEAYFVGGSVRDTLLHLDISDVDIASSAMPEEIQRIFPITFDVGIQHGTVMVLHERETYEITTFRTESKYEKFRRPEKVEYVRSLQDDLKRRDFTINAIAIDRHGNIKDFFNGQEDLANKLIRAVGNPEERFREDALRMMRAARFVSQLDFEIEQATKDAIIEYHPLLSKIAVERVREEWNKLLIGRNRKGGIKFFVETRLFQMCPGFQNREKALIDLALFPLQFKGTTIAWTVLVHFLDLKDEAIEPFLRQWKCSRKEIMDIRKGAQALNKRLQQFWDYPLLFETGIEIALEIEAIIEGFGLPNQSENLIELNESMPIHTLKDLALDGKELLSLLGIKRGGPFVGEIFEELKTLVLANKLENSPSALRDFIMKRRMIYLDETFAAAYTVGQKDLASEIGSGTLPVLATPALLAMIENACMGIVKEHLSEGDTTVGIHCDLHHKKASPIHAEITVTVRVTEHRGNKYFFECAAHSQGHEIASAKHTRAVVNANEFMDSL
- the asnS gene encoding asparagine--tRNA ligase; protein product: MDQAKEYLGQEISIGAWVTNKRSSGKIAFLQLRDGTHYFQGIVLKNDVGEELFDVAKSLTQETSLIVKGIIQEDTRSKLGYELLVTGIEVLGESQDYPITPKEHGTDFLMDHRHLWLRSSRQHAIMKIRNEIIRATYEFFNQEGFIKVDPPILTGSAPEGTTELFHTKYFDEEAYLSQSGQLYMEAAAMAFGKVFSFGPTFRAEKSKTRRHLIEFWMMEPEMAFMHQDQSLEVQEKYVAYLVQSVLDNCDIYLDTLERDKELLKKYTQLPYDRISYDDAVALLNANGFDDIVWGDDFGSPHETFIANQSDRPVFILNYPKAIKPFYMKEHPDRPEVVLCADMIAPEGYGEIIGGSEREVDYQRLSEQIEKFGLSKDDYSWYLDLRKYGSVPHSGFGLGLERMVTWISGTEHIRESIPFPRLLNRIYP